One segment of Labrus mixtus chromosome 10, fLabMix1.1, whole genome shotgun sequence DNA contains the following:
- the LOC132981726 gene encoding proteoglycan 4-like isoform X6 has product MSKGEGKADVFRTTKVRTRLRDDGSWLQRRSEPGDEQEEEKPWLAEVRASRVNGAPAETSPVSSPTKPTPPPTNSESQSAPKPGYLIRGIFTKLDKPPTNTPSTNGPSGTTQFTKKPSESYKKIAPYTVKPTLESQESQLSPEEKEKRTEAASNVLKTSAGRQRSYVLSAAKKYETKPEEPDTSPVNNSLAFVAKRVELTDDDDESAATPAPVSSPPPSSVAPVTSVASASRPKPRTPVDSDVKKAVDATVNKPVAPKVEEKKAALEPAKEDLYPASVPEKNPFEGMKPGCTKVATPLPAFIPEPKDLKSAVQDETPLVDLTPAAVPLSPTPLSPTPTPAVPLSPIPLSPTPAPAVPLSPTPVSPTPAPAVPLSPTPVSLTPAPAVPLFPTPVSPTPAPAVPLFPTPVSPTPAPAVPLSPTPVSPTPTPAVPLSPTPVSPTPAPAVPLSPTPVSPTPVSPVPFSPTPVSAVREITVNTKPSPKPSSSVDSLSALSDTLISFNTSSSSLKDNEPDLAKEEGGSADTRTAEEGDEEEPTPKISNCIPMTDDLLSLTEGSPKESAEPVPPSPGRWSQYLLSGPDSESKPTKANGTLDLLANNVIIMNTEAPSLSMQPEEEKPTDETAKETQSSTETVTVTTKTVIITDKSEEDFADPRSSRVKTTTVTESRSADTFDPYPIGTTSPNSSSDLLQPLADISINSLSTRRSWTRTWDTSTTERTYTEERDKAKPEGQDEYQNMTVTFERKSKENDSPWDRWTSPTVYTTTYSSGQGDEEEEEEEEEEEEERYPHRLGSLNAH; this is encoded by the exons ATGTCTAAAG GGGAGGGAAAAGCAGACGTGTTTCGTACTACCAAAGTGAGGACCAGGTTGAGGGATGATGGAAGCTGGTTGCAGCGCCGCAGTGAACCTGGCgatgaacaagaagaagaaaagccaTG GTTGGCAGAAGTGAGGGCCAGCCGTGTCAATGGAGCTCCTGCTGAGACGAGTCCAGTTTCATCACCAACAAAACCCACCCCGCCTCCCACCAACTCTGAGAGCCAGAG TGCACCAAAACCAGGATACCTGATAAG AGGGATTTTCACTAAACTAGACAAGCCTCCCACAAACACACCGTCAACTAACGGCCCAAG tggAACGACACAATTCACCAAAAAACCTTCAGAGAGCTACAAGAAAAT AGCCCCCTACACCGTGAAGCCCACTTTGGAGAGCCAGGAGAGCCAGCTTAGcccagaggagaaggagaagcg GACGGAGGCAGCCAGCAATGTTCTGAAGACTTCTGCAGGCCGGCAACGGTCTTATGTGCTTTCTGCTGCTAAGAAATACGA gacAAAACCAGAAGAACCTGATACTTCACCAGTCAACAACAGTCTAGCTTTTGTtgctaaaag GGTGGAGTtaacagatgatgatgatgagagtgCTGCGACTCCAGCACCTGTGAGCTCtccgcccccctcctctgtcGCCCCAGTCACATCTGTTGCCTCTGCATCTAGGCCCAAACCACGGACACC AGTCGACTCAGATGTTAAGAAAGCTGTTGATGCCACCGTTAATAAGCCAGTTGCAccaaaggtggaggagaagaaagccGCCCTGGAGCCCGCCAAAGAAGACCTATATCCAGCATCTGTCCCAGAAAAAAACCCTTTTGAAGGTATGAAACCAGGGTGCACCAAGGTGGCCACCCCTCTCCCTGCATTCATCCCTGAACCAAAAGATTTAAAATCTGCAGTGCAAGACGAAACACCTCTGGTTGACCTCACCCCAGCAGCAGTCCCTCTTTCACCCACTCCATTGTCTCCTACCCCGACTCCAGCAGTGCCACTTTCACCCATTCCATTGTCTCCTACCCCGGCTCCAGCAGTCCCACTTTCTCCCACTCCAGTATCTCCTACCCCGGCTCCAGCAGTCCCACTTTCTCCCACTCCAGTATCTCTTACCCCGGCTCCAGCAGTCCCACTTTTTCCCACTCCTGTGTCTCCTACCCCGGCTCCAGCAGTCCCACTTTTTCCCACTCCAGTGTCTCCTACCCCGGCTCCAGCAGTCCCACTTTCTCCCACTCCTGTGTCTCCTACCCCGACTCCAGCAGTCCCACTTTCTCCCACTCCTGTGTCTCCTACCCCGGCTCCAGCAGTCCCACTTTCACCTACTCCAGTGTCTCCCACCCCTGTGTCACCTGTCCCGTTTTCACCTACTCCAGTGTCTGCTGTAAGAGAGATCACAGTGAATACAAAACCATCTCCAAAGCCAAG CTCCAGTGTTGACAGTCTCAGCGCCTTGTCCGACACCCTCATTTCTTTCAACACAAGTTCAAGCAG CTTGAAGGATAACGAGCCAGACCTGGCAAAGGAAGAAGGGGGCTCAGCGGACACTCGCACCGCAGAGGAGGG TGATGAAGAAGAGCCAACTCCAAAGATCAGCAACTGTATACCAATGACAGACGATCTCCTGTCTCTTACTGAAGG caGTCCCAAGGAGTCAGCAGAGCCCGTTCCCCCCAGCCCGGGACGCTGGAGTCAGTATCTGCTTAGCGGACCAGACAG TGAGTCAAAGCCAACAAAGGCCAATGGCACCCTGGATCTCCTGGCTAACAATGTCATAATAATGAACACAGAGGCACCCAG CCTCAGCATGCagccagaggaggagaaaccGACAGATGAGACAgccaaagaaacacaaag CTCCACGGAGACCGTCACTGTAACCACCAAAACTGTGATCATTACTGACAAAAG CGAGGAGGACTTTGCAGATCCCCGGAGCTCACGTGTGAAAACAACCACAGTCACTGAATCACG CTCGGCTGATACGTTTGATCCATATCCGATAGGGACCACATCCCCTAACAG CTCCTCTGACCTGCTCCAGCCGCTTGCAGATATTTCCATCAACAG CCTCAGCACTCGGCGGTCGTGGACACGCACGTGGGACACCAGTACTACTGAGCGGACTTACACAGAAGAGAG AGACAAAGCCAAACCAGAGGGCCAAGATGAATATCAAAACATGACGGTCACGTTTGAGCGAAA
- the LOC132981726 gene encoding proteoglycan 4-like isoform X5, which yields MSKGEGKADVFRTTKVRTRLRDDGSWLQRRSEPGDEQEEEKPWLAEVRASRVNGAPAETSPVSSPTKPTPPPTNSESQSAPKPGYLIRGIFTKLDKPPTNTPSTNGPSGTTQFTKKPSESYKKIAPYTVKPTLESQESQLSPEEKEKRTEAASNVLKTSAGRQRSYVLSAAKKYETKPEEPDTSPVNNSLAFVAKRVELTDDDDESAATPAPVSSPPPSSVAPVTSVASASRPKPRTPVDSDVKKAVDATVNKPVAPKVEEKKAALEPAKEDLYPASVPEKNPFEGMKPGCTKVATPLPAFIPEPKDLKSAVQDETPLVDLTPAAVPLSPTPLSPTPTPAVPLSPIPLSPTPAPAVPLSPTPVSPTPAPAVPLSPTPVSLTPAPAVPLFPTPVSPTPAPAVPLFPTPVSPTPAPAVPLSPTPVSPTPTPAVPLSPTPVSPTPAPAVPLSPTPVSPTPVSPVPFSPTPVSAVREITVNTKPSPKPSSSVDSLSALSDTLISFNTSSSSLKDNEPDLAKEEGGSADTRTAEEGSPKESAEPVPPSPGRWSQYLLSGPDSESKPTKANGTLDLLANNVIIMNTEAPSLSMQPEEEKPTDETAKETQSSTETVTVTTKTVIITDKSEEDFADPRSSRVKTTTVTESRSADTFDPYPIGTTSPNSSSDLLQPLADISINRVSRTSIENKDPSEDTSDALESLADDVIPINTEVKSLSTRRSWTRTWDTSTTERTYTEERDKAKPEGQDEYQNMTVTFERKSKENDSPWDRWTSPTVYTTTYSSGQGDEEEEEEEEEEEEERYPHRLGSLNAH from the exons ATGTCTAAAG GGGAGGGAAAAGCAGACGTGTTTCGTACTACCAAAGTGAGGACCAGGTTGAGGGATGATGGAAGCTGGTTGCAGCGCCGCAGTGAACCTGGCgatgaacaagaagaagaaaagccaTG GTTGGCAGAAGTGAGGGCCAGCCGTGTCAATGGAGCTCCTGCTGAGACGAGTCCAGTTTCATCACCAACAAAACCCACCCCGCCTCCCACCAACTCTGAGAGCCAGAG TGCACCAAAACCAGGATACCTGATAAG AGGGATTTTCACTAAACTAGACAAGCCTCCCACAAACACACCGTCAACTAACGGCCCAAG tggAACGACACAATTCACCAAAAAACCTTCAGAGAGCTACAAGAAAAT AGCCCCCTACACCGTGAAGCCCACTTTGGAGAGCCAGGAGAGCCAGCTTAGcccagaggagaaggagaagcg GACGGAGGCAGCCAGCAATGTTCTGAAGACTTCTGCAGGCCGGCAACGGTCTTATGTGCTTTCTGCTGCTAAGAAATACGA gacAAAACCAGAAGAACCTGATACTTCACCAGTCAACAACAGTCTAGCTTTTGTtgctaaaag GGTGGAGTtaacagatgatgatgatgagagtgCTGCGACTCCAGCACCTGTGAGCTCtccgcccccctcctctgtcGCCCCAGTCACATCTGTTGCCTCTGCATCTAGGCCCAAACCACGGACACC AGTCGACTCAGATGTTAAGAAAGCTGTTGATGCCACCGTTAATAAGCCAGTTGCAccaaaggtggaggagaagaaagccGCCCTGGAGCCCGCCAAAGAAGACCTATATCCAGCATCTGTCCCAGAAAAAAACCCTTTTGAAGGTATGAAACCAGGGTGCACCAAGGTGGCCACCCCTCTCCCTGCATTCATCCCTGAACCAAAAGATTTAAAATCTGCAGTGCAAGACGAAACACCTCTGGTTGACCTCACCCCAGCAGCAGTCCCTCTTTCACCCACTCCATTGTCTCCTACCCCGACTCCAGCAGTGCCACTTTCACCCATTCCATTGTCTCCTACCCCGGCTCCAGCAGTCCCACTTTCTCCCACTCCAGTATCTCCTACCCCGGCTCCAGCAGTCCCACTTTCTCCCACTCCAGTATCTCTTACCCCGGCTCCAGCAGTCCCACTTTTTCCCACTCCTGTGTCTCCTACCCCGGCTCCAGCAGTCCCACTTTTTCCCACTCCAGTGTCTCCTACCCCGGCTCCAGCAGTCCCACTTTCTCCCACTCCTGTGTCTCCTACCCCGACTCCAGCAGTCCCACTTTCTCCCACTCCTGTGTCTCCTACCCCGGCTCCAGCAGTCCCACTTTCACCTACTCCAGTGTCTCCCACCCCTGTGTCACCTGTCCCGTTTTCACCTACTCCAGTGTCTGCTGTAAGAGAGATCACAGTGAATACAAAACCATCTCCAAAGCCAAG CTCCAGTGTTGACAGTCTCAGCGCCTTGTCCGACACCCTCATTTCTTTCAACACAAGTTCAAGCAG CTTGAAGGATAACGAGCCAGACCTGGCAAAGGAAGAAGGGGGCTCAGCGGACACTCGCACCGCAGAGGAGGG caGTCCCAAGGAGTCAGCAGAGCCCGTTCCCCCCAGCCCGGGACGCTGGAGTCAGTATCTGCTTAGCGGACCAGACAG TGAGTCAAAGCCAACAAAGGCCAATGGCACCCTGGATCTCCTGGCTAACAATGTCATAATAATGAACACAGAGGCACCCAG CCTCAGCATGCagccagaggaggagaaaccGACAGATGAGACAgccaaagaaacacaaag CTCCACGGAGACCGTCACTGTAACCACCAAAACTGTGATCATTACTGACAAAAG CGAGGAGGACTTTGCAGATCCCCGGAGCTCACGTGTGAAAACAACCACAGTCACTGAATCACG CTCGGCTGATACGTTTGATCCATATCCGATAGGGACCACATCCCCTAACAG CTCCTCTGACCTGCTCCAGCCGCTTGCAGATATTTCCATCAACAG ggTGTCAAGAACTTCCATTGAGAACAAAGATCCAAGTGAAGACACATC TGATGCTTTGGAATCCCTCGCGGATGATGTAATCCCTATAAACACTGAGGTTAAAAG CCTCAGCACTCGGCGGTCGTGGACACGCACGTGGGACACCAGTACTACTGAGCGGACTTACACAGAAGAGAG AGACAAAGCCAAACCAGAGGGCCAAGATGAATATCAAAACATGACGGTCACGTTTGAGCGAAA